The genomic segment GTATCGACAGATGTTAGTATAATCTGTCCACTATCCATATATATAACGGTTTCAACACTTCTACCATAAGTTATATCTATCAAACTTGTTGTACCTTTTATATGGTCATCATCATTTCTATGTTCTTCTTCAGTTAAAACATCATTTCCTTGAAAAATTTTTTTAATTCTTCTGAATTGTATAAATTCCTGAGGAACGACTGAATGTACTCTTTCAGCTGAAACATATGAATCTTTTGTGATAGGAACAAACATATCAACACCTCCTTCTTAAATTATACCTCAATTATTTTAAAATACAAAATAATTACTTTTATTTTTTATTATAAATTTAATGAAATTATAATTATATTCTATTAAAATATATTGTATAAAACTTTTT from the Oceanotoga teriensis genome contains:
- a CDS encoding extracellular matrix/biofilm biosynthesis regulator RemA family protein — encoded protein: MFVPITKDSYVSAERVHSVVPQEFIQFRRIKKIFQGNDVLTEEEHRNDDDHIKGTTSLIDITYGRSVETVIYMDSGQIILTSVDTQKVIDKIRHSR